The genomic stretch TTAAAACTCACCATATTCTGGCCGAGGACCAAATAttgcccactgcaggcaaggaaagcctctgcagatgactggcctgaaggatagagcagccaaaacacagcagcagactTCATGCAGCATATACCAGAGACagtccctgaagcaccaggctctggacactatatgacttcttcttcataaagccattaatttcaggagcaggaaacataagtGGCTTTTCTTACACACAGGATAAGGCAGAGGCTTAGACAAAATACCAAGActgaggaatttatcccaaatgaaagaataagataaggcCACAATCAGAAATCTAAGCAAaagagatataagtaacatgcctgatggagaatttgaAGTAACAACCACAAGGACACTCACTCActggcttgagaaaagaatggagaacaTCAGGTGGACCCTTATCACAGAgataaaggagttaaaaaaatcaatcagaaatgaagaatgcaataaataaGATTGGAAACAGACTTGATACAATGAATAGCAGACTAGAAGAAACAGTGGAACAAATTTGTGACCTTGAGGACAAAAtagtggaaaataatgaagccaaacaaaagaaagaagaataatggaaaaataaaacagacttagggaactcagtgactccatcaaatgtaataacattcctTTATAGCACTCCCAGAagaataagagacagaaaagggggcagaaggtttatttgaggaaataatagctgaactTCCCTaaagtggggaaggaaacagacatccagatccaggaggcacagagaactttcatcaaaatcaacaaaaggagGCTggcaccaagacatattgtaattaaatttgcaaaatatagtgataaagaaaaaatcttaaatgcaaCAAGATAAAAGAAGTCCTAGACTTAAAAGGAAAGACCCTTAGAGCTAGTAGCAGATTTCtaaacagaaacttggcaagccagaagagagtggcatgatatattcaaagtgcaagaaggaaaaaatgtgcagccaagaatactctatccagcaaggctatcattcagaatagaaggagagttcaagagtttcccagacacacaaaaagtaaaggaGTTTCTGACCAATAAACCAGCCCTGCAACAAATATCAAAGGGGACTCTTTCggtgaaaaggaaaaacaaaaagtgacaaagacaacaAAGGATCAGaggaaatctccagaaacaatgacaaaacaagtattaaaatggcaataaatacatatctatcaataattactctgaatgtccATGGACTAAACAcaccaatcaaaagatatagaaTGTCAAAATGGACTAAAAATCAAGACActtctatatgctgcctaaaaggGACTTATTTTAGACcaaaagacacatgcagattgaaagtggggagatggagaaatatttatcaataaaatggaTGTCAAAGGAAAGCTgcagtagcaatacttatatcacacaaacaagactttaaaacaaagacagaaacaagagatgaagaagggcagtATATCATAGTAAAGGGtcaaatctaacaattgtaaatatgcatCCATTGtgggagcaccaaaatatataaatcagttaataacatataggaactaattgataaaaatacaataatattaggggacttaacaccccacttacatcaactgacagatcatctaaacagaaaatcgaaaataaaacaatgacttTCAAAGACAACCTGGACCAGCTGGACTTAACtcatatatttagaacattccatcctgaaacagcagaatacacattcttttcaatgcaCACAGGACATTGTCTGtaatagatcacatattaagtCATAAATCATCTTTcaacaaatatgaaaacattgAGATCATACCGTGCATCTTTTTTGACAACAATGCTGTGGAAATTGCAATCCACCACaagaagaaaatctagaaaagaccacaaacacatgtAGCTTAAACAGcatactactaaagaatgaatggctcaatgaggaaatcaaagaagaaatttaaaaaaaatacatggaaacaaacaaaaatgaaaacacaacagtccaaaacctttgggatgcagcaaaagcagtcctaagagggaagtatatagcaatacaggcctacctcaagaagcaagaaaaataaaaaaaataaacaacctatccttacacctaaagaagctagaaaaagaacaataaatgaatttaaactgcagcagaaggaaggaaataataaagattagagcagaaataaatgataaagaactcaaaaaacaatacaacagatcaatgaaatgagGAGgtgtttctttgggaaaaaaaaataatgaaactgataaacctctagccagacttattaaaaataaaagagaaaggacccaaataaataaaatcacaaatgagagaggagaaataacaaccaacaccacagaaatacaaacaattataagagaatattatgaaaaactatataccaacaaattggacaatctggaagaaatggataaattcctagaaacatataaactaccaaaactgaaacaggaagaaatagaaagtttgaactgataatcaacaaagaaattgaatcggtaataaaaaataatctctgaacacacaaaaatccagagccagatggcttaacaggggaattctactaaacagttaaagaagagttaatacctcttcttctcaaactattcccaaaaagaaaagtaaggaacacttccaaattcattctatgaggtcagcattaccctgacaccaaaagcagatAAAGACCCTCCACTATAAAAGAGAACTATAGgtcaatattcctgatgaacatggatgcaaaaattctcaataaaatactagcaaactgaattcaacaatacactaaaaaaaaaaaaaaatcattcaccacgatcatgtgggatttattcctgggttacaATGTGGTTCAatgttcacaaatcaatcaacatgatacaccacttttataaaagaaagggtaagaacatATGATCATTCcagtagatggagaaaaagaatttgacaaagtacaacatccattcaaaacaaaaacaaaaacaaaaacaaaaacagacaaacaaacaaaaaaaccctcaacaaattaggtttagagggaacatacctcaacataataaaggtcatatatgaaaaactcatcactaatatcatcctcaatggagaaaaactgagagataTCCACAATggccaggaacaagacaaatATATCCAGTCTCACCACgcttatttaacatagtactggatgtcctagccatagcaatcagacaacaaaaagaaatagaaggcatccaaattgccaaggaagaagtaaaactaacactatttgcagatgacatgatattctatatagaaaacccaaaagaccctaccaaaaaattgctagaactgatacacaaattcagtatggaggttcctcaaatagttaaaaatagaactacccctcAATCCaacaattgcattactaggtatttacacgaAGAATAccaaaatactaatttgaaaggatacatgcaccctgatatttatagcagcattatcaacaatagccaaattatggaaagagaccaaatgtccattaactgatgaatggataaagaagaagtggtatatatatatggaaattcaaattaaaactacaaaatattatgGCACACCTATCACAGtagccaaatttaaaaaaaaatctatatctaatatctatatatctattgtTAACTCCAAAATCAGTCAAGGATTTGGAGGAACTGAGTCACACATAGTTTTCTGGTAAGAATGTGAAAAGTTTttgacagtttcttctaataCTAAAAATGGATTAGGCATGTATCCCACAGAAACTAAACTTACTTTTACACAGGATTTTGTGAATGATTATTTATaccagctttatttacaatagccccaAACTTTAATCTACCCAAATGTACTTCAACCGAAGAATGGTTAAAGAAACCATGGTATTCTGTGGAATACTATTctgcaataaaaaacaaaacaaaacaaaaaagtctcAGTATGTGCAAAACTTATATAAATcccaagaaaattattttgagtgGAAAAAAGTTTTGAATGCACTACTGCATGAttacttttaaagtttataaaataatataattacagAGATTGATAATAGACTAGTTGTCAGTGGTTAAGGATGGGCAGAGGGTTAATAGGTGTGACTAAAAAGGAGAAGTACCAGGGAAACATGGGGTGAAGTTACAGTTAaatagcttgattgtggtgaagaTAACATTATGGTACAAATGTATTCAATTCTTGCATAGGGCTACACatggatgcacacacacatatatgcacacacattcatAAATGAATAAGTATATAATTAGTGAAATCTTAATATGGCCTAAGATTGTTTAAATGTCAATtgcctggttttgatattgtactatagtaCGCAAAATGTTGTTGCTGGGGGAATCTGGATGAATTGGTATTGAAacattttgtacatttctttGGATTTCCTGtcaatctataattatttcagaataacgtctttttttttttaatgagctgcAATCAAAATTACCATGTGGATTTTGCAGCAAACAAAATTGTATCTGAGTGTTCACATGCTctccacagaattttttttttttaaagatttgtttattcatttcaggatcagagaaaggcaagatggtggaggagtaggggaccccatTTCAACTGatcccttgaatttagctggatagctaccaaaccactctgaacacccaagaaatcagcTTGAGATATAAGCATAtgtatctggatctctacaagcagaaaagcagGGCTTTTTGCGAGGTAGGAAGGATGGAGTTGTGAATCTGCAGAGAGACATTGGAAGAttaacagaagggggagggagcctccataaacTGGAGTCTGaaaagtgatataacaccagagcacaaaattggaacccttagaaatctgctctagggAGCGACATCACTCTCTGAAAGgagctctggaaatgaaaaggcagaattatAGATAGAACATTGTGGGCTTGGGGTAGGAGAAGCCTCAGAGCCAAAGGGGTTTCCTGGGCCAGCAGAGTGCCAGAGCAGGAGAGCCAGGAAGTGGCTTAAGGTCAGCGAGCCCAGGAAAGGTCTCTCAGCTCCAATCGCCATAAACTGCAAGCGGGCCGGTTGAGAATGCTCTTCTgggcagcttaaaaaaaaaaaaaatcaggagccTGTGCCAGGGACTGGGCAAAACCTCTCAGAGCAGTAGGGGCCAGGAAAGGGCTCTAGATCAACGCCCAGACAAAACCCAGGAGCTGCGGGTGCACTCAGAGCCTGGGCTGCTCACGCTTTTAGAAGCATAAAGGGCAGGGATTCTCCTGGGCCCCTGGGAAGACTTCTGAGAGAGTCACTGTGGGCGTGCACCATGGGAGGCTGTGGTTTTCCTCAGTACACACAGAAATGGAGACTGTTTGTCCTGGAGTGTACAGTGAAGAGAGCGGACTGCAAtttctctgctctgggccagaggtttgggtgtggccatttttgctctgacccTTGGAAGAGGCTCaaaaagctgccagagaacaaaagaactGTAATCTGGTTCTCACTAAGCCCATCCCCTtgagagggggcagggcaacGCCACCCAAGCAGGGTTACCTGAGAAACGGGGagacaggcccctctcccagaagataggctggaagaacaagaggacgaCAACCCTATGGATCacattaaaactgtaaaaatccaggggcacctgggtggctcagtcattaagcatctgccttccgctcgggtcatgatttcagggtcctgggatcgagccctgcattggactccctgctgggcaggaagcctgcttctccctctcccactccccctgcttgtgttccctctctcactgtgtctctctctgtcaaataaataaaatattaaaaaaaaaaaaactgtaaaaatcccAATGCCAGGGGAAAAttgtatattgagctccaggcgttatttttcagatgatactctttttttctttttattctttctcttacgttttttctctgtttttctttttacccttttcTCATCTCAACCAGACGTTTAGTATATCATAGTAcctttttacatctatgtttttgtgctttttcacacctatattttttatagatatatgctttattGTAGTCCTTTTTTCACTATTCACTTGTACTTtttcacacctatattttttcacacatttttgtgctttttcacatgtatttttttttatagatatatgcttcacTGTAGTCCTTTTTTCACTGTTCAATTTACCTTTTTATAAATACAAGTTTTACTTAGTAATTTTGAGAAGTAGTGtcctctaacaaacagaccaaaatatacccaggaaCAACGGaaacaccctgctttgtccacactgagagatTATAGCCACCCTTCCCCTAgccctccctttttaaaatatttttaatttaataaattttattcttgtgtttcattttggctttgttttttattggTGGTGGCTTCTGAACACTCCAGATTTTCCTAGGGTGCATTTTGCTTGGATCGTGTTTGATATATTGGACTCCACTCATTCACTCAACCATCCCTTGAcagaatgagtaggaggaggaactctcaacaaagaaaagaaacagagacaatgtcatctgccacagaactaatggatatggatatggatataagcaaaaTGTCAGCACTCCATTCACAGaatttacatatgaggaaatacAAGTGGCCATTTTACTGTCACTTAAGCTTAATGTGTTAGGGATCATATGAATTATTGCTTTTTGTCTACAGTTAGTGTGgctaaactattttttaaaactacttggCAAGGAAGAATTCAAATTTTCCCTATTTGAAGaaaacatgatactctatatagaaaatccaaaaaactccaccaaaaaaagctagaactaatacatgaattcagtaaatttgcaggatataGAATCAATATGCAcaaacctgttgcatttctatacaccaataatgaaactgcaggaaaagaaatgaaagaatcacTCCCacttgcaattgcaccaaaaacagtaagacacCTATGCATAAACCTAagtaaagaggtaaaagatctgtaatCTGACAACTAtagaacattatgaaaaaaaaattgacgacgacacaaagaaatggaaaggcattccatgctcatggattggaagaacaaacattgttaaaatgtctacactacccaaaacagtttacacatttaatgcaatctctatcaaaataccactatCGTTTTTCAaggagctagaataaacaatcctaaaatctgtatggaaccacaaaagaccactaatagccaaagcaattctgaaaaagaaaaacaaaactagagacaTCACGATTctagatttcaagctatattacaaaactgttttcatcaagacagtattgtaATGGCGCACAAACAGAtatgtagatcaatggaaaaaaatagagaaccctgaaatgaacccacaactatatggtcaactaatcttctacaaataaggaaaaaatatccaatggaataaagataGTCCCGCTCTTTCTTTCCATGCCAATAGCACTCTTGCAAACATGGTGAACGATCCTAAAACCCGCTGGACTTTCTGCAAGAAGTGTGGCAAGCACCAGCCCCACAAAGTGACACAGTACAAGAAGGGCAAAGATTCTCTTTATGCCCAGGGAAAGCGGCGTTATGACAGGAAGCAGAGTGGCTATGGTGGGAAGACTAAGCCGATTTTCTGGAAAAAGGCTAAAATTACAAAGAAGATTGTGCTGAGGCTTGAAAGTGTTGAGCCCAATTGCAGATCTAAGAGAATGCTGGCTATTAAGAGATGCAAGCATTTTGAACTGGGAGGAGATAAGAAGAGAAAGGGCCAAGTGATCCAGTTCTAAGCttcatattttgttaatattatgaagacaataaaatcttgaggttatgttcaaaaaaaaaaaagatagtccctttaacaaatggtgttgggaaaactggacagcaacattcagaagaatgaatctggacaaatttcttatactatacacaaaaataaattcaaaatgtttgaaagacctaaatgtgagacaagacaCCATCAAAAtccagagaacacaagcagtaacctctttgatctcagctgtagtaacttcttactagacacatctctggaggccagggaaacaaaagcaaaaatgcactttggggacttcatcaagatgaaaagcttctgcacagcaaaggaaacaatcaacaaaagtaaaaggcagcctatggaatggtagaagatatttgcaaatggcatatctgacaaagggttaatatccaaaacttataaagaacttctcaaactcaatacctaaaaaaacaagtaacccagttaagaaataggcagaagacatcctaatggctaacagacacatgaaaagatgctcaaatcagtcatcatcagggaaatgcaaatcaaaactatgatgagataccacctcacacctgtcaaaatggctaaaattatccaCACAAAAACAACCggttttggtgaggatgcagagaaagaggaaccctcttacactgttactgggaatgcaaactgatgcagccagcCTGGAaaagtttggaggttcctcaaaaagttaaaaatagaaattccctATGATTTTTGGAGAACAACCTGAGGTTTGATGGAGGGATatgtgtgggggatggggtagatggttgatgggtattaaagagggcacttgttggggcgcctgggtgactcagttggttgagcatctgcctttggttcaggttgtgatcccagggtcctgggattgagctccatgtcaggcttct from Neomonachus schauinslandi chromosome X, ASM220157v2, whole genome shotgun sequence encodes the following:
- the LOC110580932 gene encoding 60S ribosomal protein L36a-like; translation: MVNDPKTRWTFCKKCGKHQPHKVTQYKKGKDSLYAQGKRRYDRKQSGYGGKTKPIFWKKAKITKKIVLRLESVEPNCRSKRMLAIKRCKHFELGGDKKRKGQVIQF